One stretch of Roseimicrobium sp. ORNL1 DNA includes these proteins:
- the ggt gene encoding gamma-glutamyltransferase, giving the protein MHRFLSFAPCLGAMLLLMVSRAAAQYPGDLWEAATPESLGVDKAKLAQARDYALTGEGSGRIIYRGKVIMEWGDPKAMYDLKSSSKGIGVTLLGIAMKDGKAHLDDLAKEHHPDFGVPPEENRQQGWTDKVTLRMLANQTAGFAKKGGYEPLLFEPGTKWHYSDGGPNWLAECLTFAYGRDLDALMWERVFTPIGIKQGDIRWRTHAYRPKELNGVPRREFGSGFTANVQAMARIGYLYLRDGKWNGEEILPKEFIKAIRQPDPSLADLPQHDPELHELAPKHYSMLWWNNVDGSIPYLPKDACWTWGFMDSLIVVVPSQDLVVVRAGKEWARKDGDAHYEPLKPFLGVIASAFPNARSETKTDKQAAAPMSTPAPSPYPCSTVIKGLKWAPVEAIRRSAKGSDNWPMTWADDDAQYTAYGDGNGFEPFVPQKLSMGFAKITGGAGGITGVNVRSASGETFGHGPTGKKASGMLCVDGVVYLWARNAGNAQLAWSEDHGATWQWSDWKFTTSFGCPTFLNFGKNYAGARDEFVYVYSHDADSAYNVADGVVLARAPKSKLREQSAWEFFAGVNPDGSPRWSAEVKERQPMLKHPGKAYRSSVSYHAPTKRYLLVQPLASEEARDNTGRLDVRFSGGLAVFDAPEPWGPWTTVYYQPTWDTGPGDSASFPAKWMNGDGRTLHLVFSGNDSFSVRKATLELEEPKPVWTRGAVASVNPLATEAGMNALKRGGNAVDAAIATAVTLGVVDGHNSGLGGGCFVLIRAMDGLVTAIDARETAPALATRDMYLRDGKVDDEASKTGALAPATPGALAGYALALEKHGKLSLADILLPAAKLAEEGFPIDAVYARKLESAKDDLAKFPASKALFFKEDGSLLKEGDLLKQPDLARTLRAVAEHGIDWFYRGELAEKVDAWMKENGGVLRKEDFAKYEAKLRVPLRTGYRGYEILGFPPPSSGGVHVAQILQMLETFDLAGKSPVDRQHLIAEAMKLAFADRAHWLGDPDFAKVPRGLISKEYTAALAAKIDPLKATAVPSHGEPPKAQEDIFGDTLKHTTHLSAADAEGNWVALTQTVNTGFGSKVIVPGTGVILNNEMDDFAVAPGVPNAFKLVGAEANAIAPGKRPLSSMSPTIVLEGDGGDPILSIGAAGGPTIISQTLQNLVNILDLKMSVNDAIAAPRLHHQWSPDELRVEKGLGEEVIKALRERGHTVKESSGVGIGVSQGVMWDKETKSFRAAHDPRVPGKADGW; this is encoded by the coding sequence ATGCACCGCTTCCTCAGCTTTGCCCCGTGCCTGGGCGCCATGTTGCTTCTCATGGTGTCCCGGGCAGCCGCCCAGTATCCCGGCGACTTGTGGGAGGCGGCGACCCCGGAAAGCCTGGGCGTGGACAAGGCGAAGCTGGCGCAGGCGCGTGACTATGCGCTCACGGGAGAGGGCTCCGGGCGCATCATCTATCGAGGAAAGGTGATCATGGAGTGGGGCGATCCGAAGGCGATGTATGATCTGAAGTCCTCCTCCAAGGGGATCGGCGTCACGTTGCTCGGCATCGCCATGAAGGATGGCAAGGCGCACCTGGATGATCTCGCAAAGGAACATCACCCCGACTTCGGCGTGCCGCCCGAGGAGAACAGGCAGCAAGGTTGGACGGACAAGGTGACGCTGCGCATGCTGGCGAACCAGACGGCGGGCTTTGCGAAGAAGGGCGGGTATGAGCCGCTGCTTTTCGAGCCGGGAACGAAGTGGCACTACAGCGACGGCGGACCCAATTGGCTCGCGGAATGCCTGACGTTTGCTTATGGACGTGACCTCGATGCCTTGATGTGGGAGCGTGTGTTCACGCCCATCGGCATCAAGCAGGGAGACATCCGCTGGCGCACGCATGCCTACCGGCCGAAGGAGCTCAACGGAGTGCCGAGGCGCGAGTTTGGCTCCGGCTTCACGGCGAATGTGCAGGCCATGGCGCGCATCGGATATCTTTATCTGCGCGATGGAAAATGGAATGGAGAGGAGATCCTGCCGAAGGAATTCATCAAGGCGATCCGTCAGCCTGATCCAAGTCTGGCAGACTTGCCGCAGCATGATCCGGAACTTCATGAGCTGGCGCCGAAACACTATTCCATGCTGTGGTGGAACAATGTCGACGGAAGCATTCCGTATCTTCCCAAAGATGCCTGCTGGACGTGGGGCTTCATGGACAGCCTTATTGTGGTGGTGCCCAGCCAGGATCTGGTGGTGGTACGAGCGGGGAAAGAGTGGGCACGCAAGGATGGTGACGCGCACTATGAACCACTGAAGCCATTTCTCGGCGTCATCGCATCCGCATTTCCAAACGCACGAAGCGAAACCAAGACTGACAAGCAGGCTGCAGCGCCGATGTCGACGCCAGCACCCTCGCCCTATCCATGCAGCACTGTCATCAAGGGGCTAAAGTGGGCACCGGTGGAAGCGATCCGACGCAGTGCCAAAGGCAGCGATAACTGGCCCATGACCTGGGCAGATGATGACGCCCAGTACACCGCATATGGTGATGGGAATGGCTTTGAGCCCTTCGTGCCGCAGAAGCTGAGCATGGGATTTGCGAAGATCACGGGCGGAGCAGGCGGTATCACGGGAGTTAATGTGCGCTCGGCGAGTGGTGAGACATTCGGACATGGTCCCACGGGTAAGAAGGCCAGTGGCATGCTGTGCGTGGATGGGGTGGTCTACCTGTGGGCACGCAACGCGGGCAATGCGCAGCTTGCGTGGTCAGAAGATCATGGCGCGACCTGGCAGTGGAGCGACTGGAAATTCACCACCAGTTTCGGTTGCCCGACCTTCCTAAACTTTGGGAAGAACTATGCCGGTGCACGAGATGAATTTGTTTACGTGTATTCGCACGATGCCGACTCTGCGTACAATGTTGCAGATGGCGTGGTGCTCGCACGCGCTCCGAAGTCGAAGCTGCGCGAGCAGAGTGCGTGGGAGTTTTTCGCAGGCGTGAATCCGGACGGAAGTCCACGCTGGAGCGCGGAGGTGAAGGAGAGGCAGCCGATGCTCAAGCATCCGGGCAAGGCCTACCGCAGCAGCGTCTCCTACCATGCGCCAACGAAGCGTTATCTTCTGGTGCAACCCCTCGCGAGCGAGGAAGCCCGCGACAACACGGGTCGATTGGATGTGCGATTCTCGGGAGGGCTTGCTGTGTTCGATGCACCGGAGCCCTGGGGTCCGTGGACCACGGTGTATTACCAGCCCACGTGGGACACGGGACCGGGAGACTCTGCGAGTTTCCCGGCAAAGTGGATGAATGGCGATGGTCGTACCTTGCACCTGGTCTTCTCCGGCAATGACAGTTTCTCCGTGCGCAAAGCCACGCTGGAACTCGAAGAGCCGAAGCCAGTGTGGACCAGGGGCGCTGTCGCTTCCGTGAATCCGCTGGCGACAGAAGCAGGCATGAATGCCTTGAAACGTGGCGGGAACGCGGTGGATGCGGCGATTGCCACGGCCGTGACACTGGGTGTGGTGGATGGACACAACAGTGGATTGGGCGGCGGGTGCTTCGTGCTTATTCGCGCAATGGATGGGCTGGTGACTGCCATTGATGCCCGGGAGACTGCACCCGCACTGGCCACTCGGGACATGTACCTGCGTGATGGGAAAGTGGATGATGAAGCCAGCAAGACGGGCGCCCTCGCCCCGGCTACACCCGGAGCCCTGGCGGGTTATGCACTTGCGCTGGAGAAGCACGGGAAGCTGAGTCTTGCCGATATCCTGCTGCCTGCTGCGAAGCTCGCGGAAGAGGGCTTCCCCATTGATGCAGTCTATGCGCGCAAGCTGGAGTCTGCGAAGGATGACCTCGCGAAGTTTCCGGCATCCAAGGCGCTTTTCTTCAAGGAAGACGGAAGTCTTTTGAAGGAAGGGGATCTGCTGAAGCAACCGGATCTGGCACGCACATTGAGGGCCGTCGCGGAGCATGGTATCGATTGGTTCTATCGCGGAGAGCTGGCTGAGAAGGTCGATGCCTGGATGAAGGAGAATGGTGGCGTGCTGCGGAAGGAGGACTTTGCCAAGTACGAAGCGAAGCTGCGCGTTCCGTTGCGCACCGGTTATCGTGGTTATGAAATCCTCGGCTTCCCTCCACCGAGTAGCGGTGGAGTGCATGTCGCGCAGATTCTTCAAATGCTGGAGACATTCGACCTCGCCGGCAAATCACCCGTGGATCGTCAGCATCTCATCGCGGAGGCCATGAAGCTTGCTTTCGCGGATCGGGCACACTGGCTCGGAGATCCGGACTTTGCCAAGGTGCCACGTGGTCTCATCAGCAAGGAATACACGGCGGCTCTGGCGGCCAAGATTGATCCGTTAAAGGCCACCGCTGTGCCCTCTCACGGAGAACCTCCCAAGGCACAGGAGGACATCTTCGGCGATACGCTCAAACACACGACTCATCTCTCCGCAGCGGATGCGGAAGGCAACTGGGTGGCGCTCACGCAGACGGTGAATACTGGTTTTGGCAGCAAGGTGATTGTCCCCGGCACGGGCGTGATTCTGAATAATGAGATGGATGACTTCGCTGTGGCGCCGGGAGTGCCGAACGCCTTCAAGCTGGTGGGTGCAGAAGCAAATGCCATCGCACCGGGAAAGAGACCGCTCAGCAGCATGAGTCCCACGATTGTGCTGGAGGGTGATGGCGGTGATCCCATCCTCAGCATTGGAGCCGCGGGAGGTCCCACGATCATTTCCCAAACGCTTCAGAATCTGGTGAACATCCTCGATCTGAAGATGAGTGTGAATGATGCCATCGCCGCGCCCCGCCTGCACCATCAGTGGTCGCCGGACGAGCTGCGGGTGGAGAAGGGATTGGGAGAGGAAGTTATCAAGGCGCTGCGCGAGCGGGGGCACACGGTCAAGGAATCGAGCGGCGTCGGCATCGGCGTGAGCCAGGGCGTGATGTGGGACAAGGAGACAAAGTCCTTCCGCGCCGCGCATGATCCTCGCGTGCCTGGAAAGGCGGATGGGTGGTAG
- a CDS encoding DMT family transporter: MPKGSKPPLATPPHTARDWLQLHLVILAWGFTAILGKLISLPPVEVVVWRTALAVVGLAIFARMKGATLRIPAHVIVKLMGIGVLVGAHWMLFFLSVRLSNVSVCMAALPTIMLWCTLIEPLVERGRRISLLELGMGALMVGAVWLIFSVEFSHWAGFAAGLAAAFTGAVFAVLNKVLVARQHYAVVSCYQMAGASVFSIVVLPFFADKGAWLHWPSGDDVLYLLVLSQVCTVGAYAAYMDVLRRMSVFTINVAYNLEPVYGIVLAALFFGNTEQMSAGFYIGAGIILGAVVTLPWLQRVRRRKRAGFGEMAGM; encoded by the coding sequence ATGCCCAAAGGATCCAAGCCGCCGCTTGCCACGCCGCCCCACACGGCGAGGGACTGGCTGCAGCTGCACCTGGTGATTCTCGCATGGGGATTCACCGCGATTCTGGGCAAGCTCATCAGCTTGCCGCCGGTGGAGGTGGTGGTGTGGCGCACCGCACTCGCGGTGGTGGGGTTGGCGATCTTTGCGCGCATGAAGGGCGCTACGTTGCGCATTCCTGCACACGTCATTGTGAAGTTGATGGGCATCGGCGTGCTCGTCGGAGCGCACTGGATGCTGTTCTTCCTCTCGGTGCGACTGAGCAATGTCTCTGTGTGCATGGCGGCCCTGCCAACCATCATGCTGTGGTGCACCCTCATCGAACCGCTGGTGGAACGTGGTCGGCGTATCAGCCTGCTGGAACTGGGCATGGGCGCCCTCATGGTCGGTGCGGTGTGGCTCATCTTCAGTGTTGAGTTCAGCCATTGGGCGGGATTTGCCGCAGGACTCGCTGCAGCATTCACCGGCGCGGTGTTCGCGGTGTTGAACAAGGTGCTCGTCGCACGCCAGCACTATGCGGTGGTCTCGTGCTATCAGATGGCTGGCGCCAGTGTCTTTTCCATCGTGGTCCTGCCATTCTTCGCGGACAAAGGAGCCTGGCTGCACTGGCCTTCGGGGGACGATGTCCTGTACTTGCTGGTGCTTTCGCAAGTATGCACGGTGGGAGCTTATGCAGCCTACATGGACGTGCTGCGCCGCATGTCCGTCTTCACCATCAATGTGGCCTACAACCTGGAGCCGGTGTACGGCATCGTGCTCGCGGCTCTCTTCTTCGGCAACACCGAGCAGATGAGCGCAGGCTTCTACATCGGAGCGGGCATCATCCTCGGGGCAGTAGTCACCCTTCCCTGGTTGCAGCGGGTTCGGCGTCGGAAACGTGCGGGGTTTGGAGAGATGGCGGGGATGTGA
- a CDS encoding PQQ-binding-like beta-propeller repeat protein gives MKCVALALLVLAAEACAQANATTHEWPRFRGPRGDGAWNTPALPKDLAGIHPQQRWSVKIGGGYGGVTVSGGRVYVMDREKQPESERVLCLDEATGKTIWEHRYPVTYGSIDYGNGPRASVVIHEGKAYTLGTTGITACLDAATGKVVWQVDLVKEHNAVIPTWGFAASPYLWEGAVLLHCGAEPKGSIIALESATGKLRWRGGSDKAGYCTPVVFDAPSGPMLIQWGPQNITGMSPKDGQEYWKFPYDITYGVSIAQPIYHEGILLVSGYWHGTRALKLGSGPEDVSLAWSDEKTLCGLMSQPLYKDGYVYLLTKAQGVICFKLSDGSIQWKDEHQLTPKDRNPQISLVWADEKNNIACGLNANGELIFARFTPEKMEEITRHQVVGKTWAHPAFTKDAVYARSDTEIVAWDLWK, from the coding sequence ATGAAGTGTGTCGCCCTTGCCCTGCTCGTCCTCGCCGCGGAAGCCTGCGCCCAGGCAAACGCAACCACCCACGAGTGGCCGCGCTTTCGCGGACCGCGCGGGGATGGCGCCTGGAACACCCCTGCCCTTCCCAAGGACCTTGCGGGTATCCATCCCCAGCAACGCTGGAGCGTGAAGATCGGCGGTGGCTACGGAGGCGTGACCGTGAGTGGCGGTCGCGTGTATGTGATGGATCGCGAGAAGCAACCCGAGTCCGAGCGGGTGTTATGTCTCGATGAAGCGACGGGGAAGACCATCTGGGAACACCGCTATCCCGTCACCTATGGTTCGATCGATTACGGCAATGGGCCACGTGCGAGCGTGGTAATCCACGAAGGCAAGGCGTACACGCTTGGCACCACGGGCATCACTGCCTGTCTGGATGCTGCCACTGGCAAGGTTGTATGGCAGGTGGACCTCGTGAAGGAACACAACGCCGTGATTCCCACGTGGGGATTCGCGGCGTCTCCCTACCTTTGGGAGGGCGCGGTGCTGCTGCACTGTGGTGCGGAGCCGAAGGGAAGCATCATCGCCCTGGAGTCCGCCACTGGAAAGCTGCGCTGGCGCGGTGGGAGTGACAAGGCTGGCTACTGCACCCCGGTGGTGTTCGATGCGCCCTCAGGGCCGATGCTCATCCAGTGGGGACCGCAGAACATCACAGGCATGTCTCCGAAGGATGGGCAGGAGTACTGGAAGTTCCCCTATGACATCACCTATGGCGTCTCCATTGCGCAGCCCATCTATCACGAGGGCATCCTGCTCGTGTCAGGCTACTGGCACGGTACGCGGGCGCTCAAGCTGGGAAGCGGCCCCGAAGATGTGAGCCTGGCGTGGAGCGATGAAAAGACGCTCTGCGGACTCATGAGCCAGCCGCTGTACAAGGATGGCTATGTCTATCTCCTGACCAAGGCGCAGGGCGTGATCTGTTTCAAGCTCAGCGACGGCTCCATCCAGTGGAAGGATGAGCATCAGCTGACACCGAAGGATAGGAACCCGCAGATCAGCCTCGTGTGGGCGGATGAGAAGAACAACATCGCCTGCGGCTTGAATGCGAATGGCGAGCTCATCTTTGCGCGGTTCACCCCGGAGAAGATGGAGGAGATCACGCGCCACCAGGTTGTCGGCAAGACGTGGGCGCATCCAGCCTTCACGAAGGATGCGGTGTATGCCCGCAGTGATACGGAGATCGTGGCGTGGGACCTCTGGAAGTAG
- a CDS encoding FAD-dependent oxidoreductase gives MNRRFFLTLQTVLLMGTYSVLPAQTQQPARYDVLVYGGTPAGLAAACAAADEGRSVVLVEPFSFVGGLVTNGLSHTDFRSLECHSGFWWDFTQRVYAHYVKEYGKDSEQAKLSFHGQFGEPKVNQQVFETMLAERKGVTVLTRHSLVNVASTRSMPSRIISAVFRKEGGAQVTLAAGMFIDASYEGDLMAKAGVEYTVGREDEAKYGESLAKNVPAGGDKQVQGYNFRWCMTLDPANKLPATKPEGYKREDFLPVLDLYKNKKLTHVFGVAITTGLEVPDSMGAKTSKAIYKVQPPFLPNDKTDINDMSHGLVRLSMPDINDGYPDASDEERSKIVQQHLTYALGLLYFLQNDPDVPADVREDAHRWGFPKDEFANHNHLPEQLYVREARRMVGTHIFTQNDTAFGPDDVRIPLKEDSIAIGDYSHNCHGTGREGTRFNGKHTGEFYQRAAPYQVPYGTLVPLRVTNLLVPVAASSSHVGFCALRLEPIWTQMGHAAGFAAHLALKGDVGSVQKVDVKALQRLLHTHGAATIYVNDVPQNSPDYAAVQWMGMLGGLHGFHKSEGENKPLWQSLFGQYAKAYPLHEAGLDTPVDEALLGRWTALLPESVRSKAGSLALKADGKTSRGDVIRAWYKLSAE, from the coding sequence ATGAACCGACGCTTCTTTCTCACGCTGCAGACCGTGCTATTGATGGGCACCTACTCTGTACTGCCCGCCCAGACCCAGCAGCCCGCGCGCTACGATGTGCTGGTCTATGGCGGCACACCGGCTGGGCTCGCCGCCGCCTGTGCAGCGGCAGATGAAGGCCGCAGTGTCGTGCTCGTGGAACCCTTCTCCTTCGTAGGCGGTCTGGTAACGAACGGCCTAAGCCACACGGATTTCCGATCCCTGGAGTGCCACTCGGGCTTCTGGTGGGACTTCACCCAGCGCGTATATGCCCACTATGTGAAGGAATATGGCAAGGACTCCGAGCAGGCGAAGCTGAGCTTCCACGGCCAATTCGGCGAGCCAAAGGTAAACCAGCAGGTCTTCGAAACCATGCTGGCGGAGCGCAAAGGCGTGACCGTGCTGACAAGGCACAGCCTCGTGAATGTGGCCAGCACACGCAGCATGCCCTCGCGCATCATCTCCGCGGTGTTTCGCAAGGAAGGCGGAGCGCAGGTCACGCTCGCGGCAGGCATGTTCATTGATGCCTCGTACGAAGGGGACCTGATGGCGAAAGCGGGCGTGGAATACACCGTGGGGCGCGAAGACGAAGCAAAGTATGGCGAATCACTCGCGAAGAACGTCCCCGCGGGCGGGGACAAGCAGGTGCAGGGCTACAACTTCCGCTGGTGCATGACCCTCGATCCGGCCAACAAGCTACCTGCGACCAAACCCGAAGGTTATAAGCGCGAGGACTTCCTGCCCGTGCTGGATCTCTACAAGAACAAGAAGCTTACCCATGTCTTCGGCGTGGCCATCACCACCGGCCTGGAAGTGCCCGACAGCATGGGCGCCAAGACCTCCAAGGCCATCTATAAGGTCCAGCCACCGTTCCTGCCGAATGACAAGACAGACATCAATGACATGTCCCATGGCCTGGTGCGCCTCTCCATGCCGGACATCAATGATGGCTACCCTGATGCGAGCGATGAGGAGCGCTCGAAGATCGTGCAACAGCACCTCACGTACGCCCTCGGTCTGCTCTACTTCCTGCAGAACGATCCCGACGTTCCTGCCGATGTCCGCGAAGACGCCCACCGCTGGGGCTTTCCCAAGGATGAGTTCGCAAACCACAACCACCTGCCGGAGCAGCTCTACGTACGCGAAGCCCGCCGCATGGTGGGCACGCACATCTTCACGCAGAACGACACCGCCTTCGGTCCGGATGACGTACGCATTCCTCTTAAAGAAGACAGCATTGCCATCGGTGACTACTCGCACAACTGTCATGGCACCGGTCGCGAAGGCACACGCTTCAACGGCAAGCACACCGGTGAGTTCTACCAGCGCGCCGCTCCGTATCAGGTTCCGTATGGCACGTTGGTTCCCTTAAGAGTAACCAATCTCCTCGTTCCCGTCGCGGCCTCCTCCAGCCATGTGGGTTTCTGCGCACTGCGCCTGGAGCCCATCTGGACCCAAATGGGCCACGCAGCCGGCTTCGCCGCGCATCTTGCGTTGAAGGGAGATGTCGGCTCCGTGCAGAAGGTGGACGTGAAGGCCCTGCAGCGCCTGCTGCACACGCATGGCGCCGCGACCATCTATGTGAATGACGTTCCGCAGAACTCGCCTGACTACGCTGCGGTCCAGTGGATGGGCATGCTGGGCGGCCTGCATGGTTTCCACAAATCCGAAGGCGAGAACAAGCCCCTGTGGCAATCGCTCTTCGGTCAGTATGCGAAGGCATATCCGCTGCATGAAGCCGGGTTGGATACGCCGGTCGATGAGGCGTTGCTGGGGCGATGGACCGCGTTGCTGCCAGAGAGCGTGCGCAGCAAGGCTGGGAGTCTTGCGTTGAAAGCAGATGGCAAAACCTCTCGCGGCGATGTCATCCGTGCGTGGTACAAGCTCTCGGCCGAGTAG
- a CDS encoding NYN domain-containing protein, with protein sequence MTATDTNATMAVYLDLENIVIGIQEARYPKFDIQKVLERLLLKGHIVTKKAYCDWERYKEFKRSLHETAFEMIEVPHLRQSGKNSADIRMVVDALDLCYTKSHVDTFVIVSGDSDFSPLVSKLRENAKKVIGMGVKNSTANLFISNCDEFIYYDDLVRKEASKVRKPAKEKDAKDPAAAPKEHEHGPAVKKLDPEDALQKLSETIELLAEERDSDDPIWGSMIKQALKRRDPGFNERAFGFKSFNALLEEAQRRGLVSLKADEKAGNYNYAVRVKG encoded by the coding sequence ATGACTGCCACAGACACCAACGCCACGATGGCGGTGTATCTCGATCTGGAGAACATCGTCATCGGCATCCAGGAAGCGCGGTATCCCAAGTTCGACATCCAGAAGGTGCTCGAGCGGCTTCTGCTCAAGGGACACATCGTGACAAAGAAGGCGTATTGCGACTGGGAACGGTACAAGGAATTCAAGCGCAGCCTGCACGAGACGGCGTTTGAAATGATTGAAGTGCCGCATCTCCGGCAGTCTGGGAAGAACTCCGCGGACATCCGCATGGTGGTGGATGCTCTGGACCTCTGCTACACGAAGAGCCACGTGGACACGTTTGTCATCGTGAGCGGTGACTCCGACTTCTCACCGCTGGTGAGCAAGCTGCGCGAGAATGCCAAGAAGGTGATTGGCATGGGCGTGAAGAACTCCACAGCGAATCTCTTCATCTCGAACTGCGATGAGTTCATCTATTACGATGACCTCGTGCGCAAGGAAGCCTCCAAAGTGCGGAAGCCTGCGAAGGAAAAGGATGCCAAGGACCCTGCAGCAGCACCGAAGGAGCATGAGCATGGACCTGCGGTGAAGAAGCTGGATCCCGAGGATGCACTGCAGAAGCTCAGCGAGACGATTGAGTTGCTGGCGGAGGAGCGCGACTCGGATGATCCCATTTGGGGCTCTATGATTAAGCAGGCGCTGAAGCGGCGCGATCCCGGCTTCAATGAGCGCGCGTTTGGCTTCAAGTCGTTTAATGCCCTCTTGGAAGAAGCGCAGCGGAGAGGACTGGTCTCGCTGAAGGCGGATGAGAAGGCGGGGAATTACAACTATGCGGTGCGGGTGAAGGGGTAG
- a CDS encoding MFS transporter yields MPPSFRESIRLLPVSYWVLMGATFVTRFGVFVVPFLTWVMTKRGFTPIQAGWTVAAYSAGSFCASLVGGWVADRFGRNVTMAAAGLLGAACMLLLSQAEQLHWLVLLTLLAGFTGEAGGPASVALVQDIVPSEHRLAAFAVQRFVVNLAWAFGPAVAGFVVERSIFWLFAGDAISSAFFGVVALFFLPRGTRSCRHTSGWSHALASIRGNRPFLVLFISCVAVAFMFRQTNTTFTLHFEKSGNPASLLGYVLAINGVMICLMEMPLASHTRWMPVRNAIAVGYAGMALSFLVFLFGNSVTAFMVCMVIFTTGEMMAFSRQQAYAASLSPEDMRGRYSGFLGLAWSIGNITASVGAMALYQWKPDAVWVITAAVGMLAALVLVKASVARGPSKLMPEVHKEPKSPVQAEEVVSR; encoded by the coding sequence ATGCCTCCCTCATTCAGAGAAAGTATACGTCTCCTGCCAGTCTCCTACTGGGTGCTGATGGGGGCCACATTCGTCACCAGGTTCGGTGTGTTCGTGGTGCCCTTCCTGACGTGGGTGATGACCAAGCGTGGCTTCACGCCGATCCAGGCAGGGTGGACCGTGGCGGCCTACTCCGCGGGCAGCTTTTGCGCGTCCCTGGTAGGCGGCTGGGTGGCAGACCGCTTTGGCAGAAATGTGACGATGGCTGCCGCTGGCCTCCTGGGCGCGGCGTGCATGCTGTTGCTCTCGCAGGCGGAGCAGTTGCACTGGCTGGTGCTGCTCACGCTGCTGGCGGGATTCACTGGTGAAGCCGGCGGACCAGCGAGCGTGGCGCTGGTGCAGGACATTGTGCCGAGCGAGCACCGGCTGGCGGCGTTTGCCGTGCAGCGCTTCGTGGTGAACCTGGCGTGGGCCTTCGGACCGGCCGTGGCTGGTTTTGTCGTAGAGCGGTCCATCTTCTGGCTGTTCGCCGGGGATGCGATCTCGAGCGCCTTCTTTGGCGTGGTGGCATTGTTCTTCCTGCCCCGGGGGACGCGTTCCTGCCGGCATACCAGCGGGTGGAGCCACGCGCTGGCGTCCATTCGGGGGAATCGCCCCTTCCTCGTGCTGTTCATCTCGTGCGTGGCCGTGGCGTTCATGTTCCGGCAGACGAACACGACCTTCACCCTGCACTTCGAGAAGAGTGGGAATCCGGCATCCCTGCTGGGTTACGTGCTCGCGATCAATGGCGTGATGATCTGCCTGATGGAAATGCCGCTGGCTTCACACACGCGGTGGATGCCGGTGCGGAATGCCATCGCGGTGGGTTATGCGGGCATGGCCCTGAGTTTCCTGGTGTTTCTCTTCGGCAACAGCGTGACGGCATTCATGGTCTGCATGGTGATCTTCACCACAGGCGAGATGATGGCTTTCTCCCGGCAGCAGGCGTATGCAGCCAGCCTGTCTCCTGAGGACATGCGGGGACGGTACAGCGGCTTCCTGGGCCTGGCGTGGAGCATTGGAAACATCACCGCGTCGGTGGGCGCCATGGCTCTCTACCAGTGGAAGCCGGATGCCGTGTGGGTGATAACTGCAGCGGTGGGGATGCTCGCGGCTCTGGTGCTGGTGAAGGCTTCGGTGGCGCGTGGCCCGAGCAAGTTGATGCCCGAGGTGCACAAAGAGCCGAAGTCCCCTGTGCAAGCGGAGGAGGTCGTGTCACGTTGA